From Micromonospora rifamycinica, a single genomic window includes:
- a CDS encoding ferritin-like domain-containing protein encodes MAAIEPALLDKSTTIKMLHDACELEHMLCVQYLYAAATLAQGGDPGITAVRAALTEQWSQQLTRIAVQEMYHLTLANNILIALGAAPLLWRPNFPQPASRYSDISLPSTLTPFDRDTVNRFLCWEKPEPDGWWDAFCAECGRQAHARLNMAIPASQERPYGSIAELYDQIKKAILGHPEWIDRASATRQVTSALIPLTPTLEAITTAEQAARYIDLIVLEGEGVPDWQSNSHFAYFHQIADQLDGLNRAQPDFVPGWPTVENPAYDATNTGGTLITDPAARSVGVAFNELYLLFVDMLTRLFTPDGESAAQRRGLARVITALMPLGIKPLAALLTRLPAGADHPGRYAGPSFELPQPQPTGPPATIDALAGRLLAVAGRCRVLGLTDSGIGAEAQDALATIAARLETLVPLFAPSSVELSA; translated from the coding sequence GTGGCGGCTATCGAGCCCGCGTTGCTGGACAAGTCCACGACCATCAAGATGCTTCACGACGCCTGCGAGCTGGAACACATGCTCTGCGTGCAGTACCTGTACGCGGCGGCGACCCTGGCCCAGGGCGGTGATCCCGGGATCACCGCGGTCCGGGCGGCCCTGACCGAGCAGTGGAGCCAGCAGCTCACCCGCATCGCGGTACAGGAGATGTACCACCTCACCCTGGCCAACAACATCCTGATCGCCCTGGGCGCCGCGCCGTTGCTGTGGCGGCCCAACTTCCCACAGCCGGCCAGCCGGTACTCCGACATAAGCCTGCCGTCCACGTTGACGCCGTTCGACCGCGACACCGTCAACCGGTTCCTGTGCTGGGAAAAGCCGGAACCGGACGGCTGGTGGGACGCCTTCTGCGCCGAGTGCGGGCGGCAGGCACACGCCCGGCTGAACATGGCGATCCCCGCCAGCCAGGAGCGGCCGTACGGCTCGATCGCCGAACTCTACGACCAGATCAAGAAGGCGATCCTCGGTCATCCGGAGTGGATCGACCGGGCGTCCGCGACCCGGCAGGTCACCAGCGCCCTCATTCCGCTGACCCCGACGCTGGAAGCGATAACCACCGCCGAGCAGGCCGCCCGGTACATCGACCTCATCGTGCTGGAGGGCGAGGGCGTGCCGGACTGGCAGTCGAACTCGCACTTCGCGTACTTCCACCAGATCGCCGACCAGTTGGACGGGCTCAACCGTGCGCAGCCGGACTTCGTCCCAGGCTGGCCGACCGTGGAGAACCCGGCCTACGACGCGACGAACACCGGCGGAACCCTGATCACCGACCCGGCGGCACGGTCGGTCGGCGTCGCCTTCAACGAGCTGTACCTGCTCTTCGTGGACATGCTGACCCGGCTGTTCACGCCGGACGGCGAGAGCGCCGCACAGCGGCGGGGCCTGGCGCGCGTGATCACCGCTCTGATGCCGCTGGGCATCAAGCCGCTCGCGGCGCTGCTGACCCGGCTGCCGGCCGGCGCGGACCACCCGGGCCGGTACGCCGGACCCAGCTTCGAGCTACCGCAACCCCAGCCGACCGGCCCGCCGGCCACGATCGACGCGCTGGCCGGACGACTGCTCGCGGTCGCCGGACGGTGCCGGGTGCTCGGCCTCACCGACTCCGGGATCGGCGCTGAGGCGCAGGACGCGCTGGCCACCATCGCCGCCCGGCTGGAAACGCTGGTCCCGCTCTTCGCCCCGTCGTCCGTGGAGTTGTCCGCATGA
- a CDS encoding HAD domain-containing protein — protein sequence MPASVKRPLIFVDIDGVLIPLRARPHQVGTRWSGRAVDGADRHGNPLLDRLDPADGQRLRALPGELAWASTWMAEANEVVAPRIGLPALPVVDWPDDDEEPPRGVHWKTRPLVCWAAGRPFVWLDDEITDADRRLVAAHHPQPALLHHVDPHDGLTHIDLTAVRRWLDHHHDIGYCRESSDPTD from the coding sequence GTGCCTGCCAGCGTCAAACGACCGTTGATCTTTGTCGACATCGACGGCGTGCTGATCCCACTACGGGCCCGACCGCACCAGGTCGGTACTCGTTGGAGCGGCAGAGCAGTAGACGGTGCCGACCGCCACGGCAATCCTCTGTTGGACCGGCTCGATCCCGCCGACGGTCAACGGCTCCGCGCCCTGCCAGGTGAGCTGGCCTGGGCCAGCACCTGGATGGCCGAAGCCAACGAGGTCGTGGCACCCCGGATCGGTCTTCCCGCCCTGCCCGTCGTCGACTGGCCCGACGACGACGAGGAACCACCGCGTGGAGTGCACTGGAAGACCAGACCGTTGGTGTGCTGGGCGGCAGGACGCCCATTCGTCTGGCTCGACGACGAAATCACCGACGCTGACCGGCGATTGGTCGCCGCACATCACCCACAACCGGCACTCCTGCACCACGTCGACCCACACGACGGACTGACCCACATCGACCTCACGGCAGTACGCCGATGGTTGGACCACCACCACGACATCGGCTACTGCCGCGAGTCGAGCGATCCGACCGATTGA
- a CDS encoding ferric iron reductase, with amino-acid sequence MFGTDVLPGLAPGLVVADEGGWSPATTLVDGSRMPDFLRAAARRWGGTPHACAALAWKAYSYWTALPVVLGWASARRVPLLDPADVLIHFEDHRQLLTMGLRRSTAVAVLPGDPLALTCQPGVRVVADEAELLRVLRASLLDAHLAPMIAALQAEVRVGARTLLGSVASGIAQGILRAADVLPGSSVHTVDTLLDALDLADLVELVPGRTGEPTVQRRTCCLAFTLPSPKICQGCCVRSA; translated from the coding sequence ATGTTCGGCACCGACGTGCTGCCCGGCCTCGCGCCCGGCCTGGTGGTGGCGGACGAGGGCGGTTGGAGCCCCGCCACCACCCTGGTCGACGGCTCCCGGATGCCCGATTTCCTGCGCGCCGCCGCCCGTCGCTGGGGTGGCACTCCGCACGCCTGCGCCGCGCTGGCCTGGAAGGCCTACAGCTACTGGACGGCGCTGCCGGTGGTGCTCGGGTGGGCCTCGGCCCGCCGGGTGCCGTTGCTCGACCCGGCCGACGTGCTGATCCACTTCGAGGATCACCGGCAACTGCTCACCATGGGCCTGCGCCGTTCGACGGCCGTCGCGGTGCTGCCCGGTGACCCGCTCGCGCTCACCTGCCAGCCCGGGGTCCGGGTGGTCGCCGACGAGGCGGAGCTGCTCCGCGTCCTGCGGGCCAGCCTGCTCGACGCCCACCTCGCCCCGATGATCGCCGCGCTCCAGGCGGAGGTGCGGGTGGGCGCGCGTACCCTGCTCGGCTCGGTGGCCTCCGGCATCGCGCAGGGCATCCTACGGGCGGCGGACGTCCTGCCGGGCTCGTCGGTGCACACCGTCGACACCCTGCTCGACGCGCTCGACCTGGCGGACCTGGTCGAGCTGGTGCCCGGCCGCACCGGCGAGCCGACCGTGCAGCGGCGCACCTGCTGCCTGGCGTTCACCCTGCCCAGCCCCAAGATCTGCCAGGGCTGCTGCGTCCGCTCGGCCTGA
- a CDS encoding CPBP family intramembrane glutamic endopeptidase, translated as MTVEQPPSPTSRRVLGTETLLVLGLSLGQSAVYAVVSLTAKLTADGPLSKQTASLNTSQSARPWLDLTYQLLGIVFALLPVLLAVHLLARDPGDPARTLGVDLRRPGSDLARGAGLAALIGLPGLALFWAAAQLGVNATLVPAGLPELWWAVPVLILAAVQNAMLEEVIVVGYLVTRLRQLQWRLGAVIAASALLRGSYHLYQGFGAFVGNAVMGVVFGLFYLRTRRVMPLIVAHTLLDVVAFVGYSSLPREWFDWL; from the coding sequence GTGACCGTTGAGCAGCCCCCCAGCCCGACGTCCCGGCGGGTCCTCGGCACCGAGACCCTGCTGGTGCTCGGACTGTCGCTCGGGCAGTCGGCCGTCTACGCCGTGGTGTCGCTGACCGCGAAGCTGACCGCCGACGGGCCGCTGTCCAAGCAGACCGCCTCGCTCAACACCTCGCAGTCCGCCCGGCCCTGGCTCGACCTGACGTACCAGCTGCTCGGCATCGTCTTCGCGCTGCTGCCGGTGCTGCTCGCCGTACACCTGCTGGCGCGGGATCCCGGTGACCCGGCGCGGACCCTCGGGGTGGACCTGCGACGGCCCGGCTCCGACCTGGCCCGGGGTGCCGGGTTGGCCGCGCTGATCGGCCTGCCCGGCCTGGCCCTGTTCTGGGCGGCGGCGCAGCTCGGCGTCAACGCCACCCTGGTGCCCGCGGGCCTGCCGGAGCTGTGGTGGGCGGTGCCGGTGCTGATCCTCGCCGCCGTGCAGAACGCCATGCTGGAGGAGGTGATCGTGGTCGGCTACCTGGTCACCCGGCTGCGCCAGCTCCAGTGGCGGCTCGGCGCGGTCATCGCGGCCAGCGCGCTGCTGCGCGGCTCCTACCACCTCTACCAGGGCTTCGGCGCGTTCGTCGGCAACGCCGTGATGGGCGTGGTGTTCGGCCTGTTCTACCTGCGTACCCGGCGGGTGATGCCGCTGATCGTGGCGCACACCCTGCTCGACGTGGTCGCCTTCGTCGGCTACTCGTCGCTGCCCCGGGAGTGGTTCGACTGGCTGTGA
- a CDS encoding peptide deformylase: MTTSPLERATDAFAAELARHRTGRGLTKKQLATMMGFDPSYVSHVEGRRHRPTEDFARRAEAVLDAGGVIWQRFREYDRLRQTRAAPGQREPTPPGRWLPPGTGLVVERETASLTLVDGTYRCVVRRRLHNAGTEPVTRYLVRVAVDRWPDDPSRSNRHHREHPLTFAELRFRAVHHDGGAREPMHWRVRHDRDAYKEIWLLFENADGPFPLHPGERADVEYAYRVGRVKWGPWFQRAVRLPTRHLAVRLDLPAALDPRVWGVETSLSADEGPLRTPVRRHDRGDRVVFDWSTEDPPLNTRFRLQWRFRQEPAETTAPVPTRPAEQLRALGVLAPEATPAGQPARPFDLPREATAAREVVDRLTDLLTRADELHPFSAGMGLAAPQLGLDAAVAVVRPADRDAPPVVLVNPRVVGESPDTVEQYEGCLATADHRGLVPRPLRIDVEHARWDGGQMITSFAYGMARLVAHEIDHLEGRSWTDRMPPGVPLVPVEEYRESNA, from the coding sequence ATGACGACCTCCCCTCTGGAGCGGGCCACCGATGCGTTCGCGGCGGAACTCGCCCGGCACCGGACGGGGCGAGGGCTGACCAAGAAGCAGCTCGCCACCATGATGGGCTTCGACCCGTCGTACGTGAGCCATGTCGAAGGGCGACGCCACCGCCCCACCGAGGACTTCGCCCGGCGGGCCGAAGCCGTCCTCGACGCCGGCGGCGTCATCTGGCAACGGTTCCGCGAGTACGACCGGCTCCGTCAGACCCGGGCCGCCCCCGGACAACGCGAACCCACGCCCCCCGGCCGGTGGCTCCCACCGGGCACCGGGCTCGTCGTCGAACGGGAGACCGCCAGCCTCACCCTGGTCGACGGGACGTACCGGTGCGTGGTCCGCCGCCGGCTGCACAACGCCGGCACCGAACCGGTCACCCGCTACCTCGTCCGGGTCGCCGTCGACCGGTGGCCCGACGATCCGAGCCGCTCCAACCGGCACCACCGGGAGCACCCGCTCACCTTCGCCGAGCTGCGCTTCCGGGCCGTCCACCACGACGGCGGCGCCCGCGAGCCGATGCACTGGCGGGTCCGCCACGACCGGGACGCGTACAAGGAGATCTGGCTGCTGTTCGAGAACGCCGACGGCCCGTTCCCGCTGCACCCGGGCGAACGCGCCGACGTCGAGTACGCCTACCGGGTCGGTCGGGTCAAGTGGGGCCCCTGGTTCCAACGCGCCGTCCGCCTGCCCACCCGGCACCTGGCCGTACGGCTGGACCTGCCGGCGGCCCTCGACCCCCGGGTGTGGGGGGTGGAGACCTCGCTCTCCGCCGACGAGGGACCGCTGCGCACCCCGGTACGCCGACACGACCGGGGCGACCGGGTGGTCTTCGACTGGTCCACCGAGGACCCGCCGCTCAACACCCGCTTCCGCCTCCAGTGGCGGTTCCGCCAGGAGCCCGCCGAGACGACCGCGCCGGTGCCGACCCGCCCCGCCGAGCAGCTGCGGGCGCTCGGCGTGCTGGCCCCCGAGGCGACCCCGGCCGGCCAGCCGGCCCGCCCGTTCGACCTGCCCCGGGAGGCCACCGCCGCCCGTGAGGTGGTCGACCGGCTCACCGACCTGCTCACCCGGGCCGACGAACTGCACCCGTTCAGCGCCGGGATGGGCCTCGCCGCACCCCAGCTCGGCCTGGACGCCGCCGTGGCCGTGGTCCGCCCCGCCGACCGGGACGCCCCGCCGGTCGTCCTGGTGAACCCCCGGGTGGTCGGCGAGAGCCCGGACACCGTCGAACAGTACGAGGGCTGTCTCGCCACCGCCGACCACCGGGGCCTGGTGCCCCGGCCGCTACGCATCGACGTCGAACACGCCCGCTGGGACGGCGGCCAGATGATCACCTCGTTCGCGTACGGGATGGCCCGGCTGGTGGCCCACGAGATCGACCACCTCGAGGGCCGGTCCTGGACCGACCGGATGCCGCCCGGCGTGCCGCTGGTCCCCGTCGAGGAGTACCGCGAGAGCAACGCCTGA
- a CDS encoding globin domain-containing protein — translation MDNFARLLKQSWTLVEEDRDRLSGRFYARLFLLDPELRRLFPAEMTGQGDRILDAIVTATQVMDDPESFDEYLRSLGRDHRKYHVDTAHYATMGVALLDALRCTAGAGWSLEYDQAWREAYAAITATMLAGAESDPNPPFWHAEVLTHERLGADTAVLTVRALQHPLVWKAGQYVSVEVPRHLPRVWRTYSVANAPNDDNVLEFHVRTPAGAGWVSGALVRRTRPGDLLRVAAPMGSMTVDRDSGRDILCVAGGVGLAPVKAIVEELAGWNRARWVHVFYGARHADELYGLAGLEELVAAHPWLSVTPSCSEDPDFGGERGDVSEVIARYGPWTTHDCYVSGSAAMVRATLRALAGDDVPPQHIRYDTFGNL, via the coding sequence GTGGACAACTTCGCTCGGTTGCTCAAGCAGAGTTGGACCCTGGTCGAGGAGGACCGGGACCGGCTGAGCGGTCGCTTCTACGCCCGGCTCTTCCTGCTCGACCCCGAGCTGCGCAGGCTCTTCCCGGCGGAGATGACCGGCCAGGGCGACCGGATCCTGGACGCCATCGTCACCGCCACCCAGGTGATGGACGATCCGGAGAGCTTCGACGAGTACCTGCGCTCGCTGGGCCGGGACCACCGGAAGTACCACGTCGACACCGCGCACTACGCGACGATGGGGGTGGCGCTGCTGGACGCCCTGCGCTGCACGGCAGGGGCCGGTTGGAGCCTGGAGTACGACCAGGCCTGGCGGGAGGCGTACGCGGCGATCACGGCGACGATGCTGGCCGGTGCGGAGTCGGACCCCAACCCGCCGTTCTGGCACGCGGAGGTGCTCACCCACGAGCGGTTGGGGGCGGACACCGCCGTGTTGACCGTCCGCGCCCTCCAGCACCCGCTGGTGTGGAAGGCCGGTCAGTACGTCAGTGTCGAGGTGCCCCGGCATCTGCCCCGGGTGTGGCGGACGTACTCGGTGGCGAACGCCCCGAACGACGACAACGTGCTGGAGTTCCATGTCCGTACGCCGGCCGGCGCGGGCTGGGTCTCCGGCGCGTTGGTCCGCCGGACCAGGCCGGGTGACCTGCTCAGGGTGGCCGCGCCGATGGGTTCGATGACGGTGGACCGCGACTCCGGGCGGGACATCCTCTGTGTGGCCGGCGGGGTCGGCCTGGCCCCGGTGAAGGCGATCGTGGAGGAGTTGGCCGGCTGGAACCGGGCCCGCTGGGTGCACGTCTTCTACGGTGCCCGGCACGCCGACGAGCTGTACGGCCTGGCCGGGCTGGAGGAGCTGGTCGCCGCGCACCCCTGGCTGTCGGTGACCCCGTCGTGCAGCGAGGACCCGGACTTCGGTGGTGAGCGGGGGGACGTCTCCGAGGTGATCGCCCGCTACGGCCCGTGGACGACGCACGACTGCTACGTCTCCGGCTCCGCCGCGATGGTCCGGGCGACCCTGCGGGCGCTGGCCGGGGACGACGTGCCGCCGCAGCACATCCGGTACGACACCTTCGGCAACCTGTAG
- a CDS encoding ABC transporter permease: MLKLAGQMLRHRKGSAVATLLAMTAGVLILMSLGVLVESGLRFTAAPQRYAAADVVVANRDITLASTMLGEKETTTLALPEGGTVPAEMVDRIRQLPGVATVVADRTVPAILPNGAATGHGWSSTAVTPYQLTKGARPTRDTEVALDERLAASVAPGDEVPILLNGSARTYRVSGLVRHAGPRPDPHAPPEVFFTDAHAEVLHPRLGRVDAVAVLAEPGAAKAVVADVRRLAAEAGVKAYAGDERGLLEQSADQAASLLLVQLGSVFGGYVALLVMFVVAGTIGLAVRHRRRDLALLRAVAATPGQVACLVLAEVGLLSLLSVVIGVPVGWLTSRWLHRELVDRAFIPDTFPVRGGGWAAVAVAVATVAVAVGAALIAARRTVRIRPTEALGEIAVESVRNGPLRLISGFAALAGGVILIALTGAAKGTAALGPAMGLLCLLVLAVALLGPWINRAAARLLAPVLRRVWGDSGYLAAANLRANAQGMVTVLTALVLSVGFGGSVWFLQDNLDKQIVAENRDGMLAQQTVVSATGLPDTMLAQIRDIPGVLAATGVRNTSIIPDGAAEGADAQAVDPAGVDLTMDLKVRSGSLADLRGAAMAASTLQAGSNGWRVGDQVAVRLGDGTPADLRVVAIYDRGFAFGDVTVAKDVVAGHTAVAGYERILVRSEPGKDVSAALGGVVGRYPDSSVTSTADVSGQLADDLALSAWLNKLLIGIMVGYAALAAANTMVMAALARGRELALLRLVGVTGKQVKRMVHAEQTGLLGVSLLIGGAIAAVTLMSIVHTLTGQLVPYVPPLGWVSIIGGTTLLALFTTILPVARLLRVPPVAGIGIKE, from the coding sequence GTGCTGAAGCTGGCCGGACAGATGCTGCGTCACCGCAAGGGCAGCGCGGTCGCCACCCTCCTGGCGATGACCGCCGGAGTGCTGATCCTGATGTCGCTGGGCGTCCTCGTGGAGTCCGGCCTGCGCTTCACCGCCGCCCCACAGCGGTACGCGGCCGCCGACGTCGTCGTCGCCAACCGCGACATCACGCTCGCCTCCACCATGCTGGGTGAAAAGGAAACGACCACCCTCGCGCTGCCCGAGGGCGGGACCGTCCCGGCGGAGATGGTCGACCGGATCCGGCAACTGCCGGGGGTGGCCACCGTCGTCGCCGACCGGACGGTGCCGGCGATCCTGCCGAACGGCGCCGCCACCGGCCACGGCTGGAGCAGCACCGCCGTCACCCCGTACCAGTTGACCAAGGGTGCCCGGCCCACCCGCGACACCGAGGTCGCGCTGGACGAACGGCTGGCCGCCTCGGTGGCTCCCGGCGACGAGGTGCCGATCCTGCTGAACGGCAGCGCACGGACGTACCGGGTCAGCGGTCTCGTCCGCCACGCGGGCCCCCGGCCCGACCCGCACGCACCGCCCGAGGTGTTCTTCACCGACGCGCACGCGGAGGTCCTGCACCCACGGCTGGGCCGGGTCGACGCGGTGGCCGTCCTGGCCGAACCCGGTGCCGCCAAGGCCGTGGTGGCCGACGTGCGCCGACTGGCCGCCGAGGCCGGCGTCAAGGCCTACGCCGGCGACGAGCGGGGGCTGCTGGAACAGTCCGCGGACCAGGCGGCCTCCCTCCTGCTGGTGCAGTTGGGCAGTGTGTTCGGCGGCTACGTGGCGCTGCTGGTCATGTTCGTGGTGGCGGGCACCATCGGTCTCGCAGTCCGGCACCGCCGCCGTGACCTCGCCCTGCTGCGCGCCGTCGCCGCCACCCCCGGCCAGGTCGCCTGCCTGGTCCTCGCCGAGGTGGGACTGCTCAGCCTGTTGTCGGTCGTCATCGGGGTGCCCGTCGGTTGGCTGACCAGCCGATGGCTGCACCGGGAGCTGGTGGACCGGGCGTTCATCCCGGACACCTTCCCGGTTCGCGGTGGCGGCTGGGCGGCGGTCGCCGTGGCGGTGGCGACGGTCGCGGTGGCGGTCGGTGCCGCGTTGATCGCGGCCCGCCGGACGGTGCGGATCCGCCCGACGGAGGCGCTCGGTGAGATCGCCGTGGAATCCGTCCGTAACGGCCCCCTCCGCCTGATCTCCGGTTTCGCCGCCCTGGCCGGCGGCGTCATCCTGATCGCCCTCACCGGCGCGGCGAAGGGGACCGCCGCCCTCGGGCCCGCGATGGGTCTGCTGTGCCTGCTCGTCCTCGCGGTCGCCCTGCTCGGGCCGTGGATCAATAGGGCGGCCGCCCGACTGCTCGCCCCGGTGCTGCGGCGGGTGTGGGGCGACAGCGGCTACCTCGCGGCGGCGAATCTGCGCGCCAACGCCCAGGGCATGGTCACGGTGCTGACCGCACTGGTGCTGTCCGTCGGCTTCGGTGGCTCGGTCTGGTTCCTCCAGGACAACCTGGACAAGCAGATCGTCGCCGAGAACCGTGACGGGATGCTGGCCCAGCAGACCGTGGTGTCCGCCACCGGACTGCCCGACACCATGCTGGCGCAGATCCGCGACATTCCCGGCGTGCTCGCGGCCACCGGCGTCCGGAACACCTCGATCATCCCGGACGGAGCCGCCGAGGGCGCGGACGCGCAGGCGGTCGACCCGGCGGGCGTCGACCTCACCATGGACCTCAAGGTCCGCAGCGGGAGCCTGGCGGACCTGCGCGGGGCGGCGATGGCAGCGTCGACCCTGCAGGCCGGGTCGAACGGCTGGCGGGTGGGCGACCAGGTCGCCGTGCGGCTCGGCGACGGCACACCCGCCGATCTGCGCGTCGTGGCGATCTACGACCGGGGCTTCGCGTTCGGCGACGTCACCGTCGCCAAGGACGTCGTCGCCGGGCACACCGCCGTCGCCGGCTACGAGCGGATCCTGGTACGCAGCGAGCCCGGTAAGGACGTCTCCGCCGCGCTGGGCGGGGTCGTCGGCCGGTACCCCGACAGCTCGGTGACCAGCACGGCCGACGTCAGTGGTCAGCTCGCCGACGACCTCGCGCTGAGCGCCTGGCTCAACAAGCTCCTGATCGGCATCATGGTCGGCTACGCCGCTCTTGCCGCAGCGAACACCATGGTCATGGCCGCCCTCGCCCGGGGCCGCGAGCTGGCCCTGCTGCGCCTGGTCGGTGTCACCGGCAAGCAGGTCAAGCGGATGGTCCACGCGGAACAGACCGGCCTGCTCGGCGTATCGCTGCTCATCGGCGGAGCCATCGCCGCCGTCACCCTGATGTCGATCGTGCACACGCTCACCGGCCAGCTGGTGCCCTACGTTCCACCGCTGGGATGGGTGTCCATCATCGGCGGCACGACGCTGCTGGCGCTGTTCACCACGATCCTGCCGGTCGCCCGACTGCTCCGCGTCCCGCCGGTCGCCGGTATCGGCATCAAGGAGTAA
- a CDS encoding class I SAM-dependent methyltransferase: protein MVEILGDQRVQAEVLEGLATAVNHRRWFVELAVPHLGDDPIEIGSGLGDYALEWARHVPRFTATEADPDRLVLLKERLVDEPTIEVREMLLPHPGGGDYSAAVSYNVLEHIEDHVGALRSMRDLVRPGGAVIIIVPAFQFAMGPADIATGHVRRYTKKTLGDAMTAAGLRVETMHYANALGLIGYFMATKVFRLMPKEGPMVKVYDTLVLPATKAAEQLVRPPFGQSVFAVARVPG from the coding sequence ATGGTAGAAATCCTTGGGGATCAGCGCGTCCAGGCAGAGGTGCTGGAGGGTCTGGCCACCGCGGTCAACCACCGTCGGTGGTTCGTCGAGCTGGCGGTGCCCCATCTCGGTGACGACCCGATCGAGATCGGCAGCGGCCTGGGGGACTACGCCCTGGAATGGGCGCGGCACGTCCCCCGGTTCACCGCCACCGAGGCCGACCCGGACCGGCTCGTCCTGCTGAAGGAGCGGCTGGTCGACGAGCCGACCATCGAGGTCCGCGAGATGCTGCTGCCGCACCCGGGCGGCGGCGACTACAGCGCGGCCGTGTCGTACAACGTGCTGGAGCACATCGAGGACCACGTGGGCGCGCTGCGCAGCATGCGCGACCTGGTCCGGCCCGGCGGCGCGGTGATCATCATCGTGCCGGCGTTCCAGTTCGCGATGGGCCCCGCCGACATCGCCACCGGCCACGTGCGCCGCTACACCAAGAAGACCCTCGGCGACGCGATGACCGCGGCCGGGCTGCGCGTCGAGACGATGCACTACGCCAACGCCCTCGGCCTGATCGGCTACTTCATGGCCACCAAGGTCTTCCGGCTGATGCCGAAGGAGGGGCCGATGGTCAAGGTGTACGACACCCTCGTACTGCCTGCCACCAAGGCCGCCGAGCAGCTCGTCCGGCCGCCGTTCGGCCAGTCCGTCTTCGCCGTCGCCCGGGTGCCCGGCTGA
- a CDS encoding HflX-like GTP-binding protein — MFSAKDKQVEVKLDLLAASVEARGGRVVGRQIQRRGISRGGASRMTSPFSRRTLLGSGKADEVADACRSAAVAMAVFVNPLTDHQRTVLSDLFGCPVVSGDDLA; from the coding sequence TTGTTCTCCGCCAAGGACAAACAGGTTGAGGTGAAACTAGACCTTCTGGCGGCTTCAGTGGAAGCACGTGGTGGACGAGTGGTTGGCCGGCAGATCCAGAGGCGGGGCATCTCCCGCGGCGGTGCGAGCAGGATGACGTCGCCGTTCTCTCGGCGAACCCTGCTCGGCTCGGGCAAGGCCGACGAAGTCGCCGACGCATGCCGGTCGGCTGCGGTCGCCATGGCCGTCTTCGTCAACCCGTTGACCGACCATCAGCGGACAGTTCTCAGCGATCTGTTCGGTTGCCCGGTGGTCAGCGGCGACGACCTCGCCTGA
- a CDS encoding sporulation protein, with translation MLGAFGVGGPSVDTVLSNPNTRPGLLLDGQVNLTGGSHDADIDHITVGLVTRVEMEGVEEEYDAFVEFHRVQVAGGLRLREGQQLSLPFQVAVPWETPVTDLYGQRLHGMTMGLRTEVAVRGAVDKGDLDPVYVHPLPAQERILEAFGRLGFPFKGADLERGHLSGLHQTLPFYQEIEYYAAPQYAHAVNEVELTFVTSEHGVDVVLEFDKRGGLFTGGHDSYGRHHVAHGGAEHGDWTAQVDGWIRQALDGRQGLHTGHGYAVPTQGYGTPGYPPPPPPPGYGAPAYGQPAYGQPSYGAPGYGHVGHGYPGDHHEEHHERRGPGMGGVAAGVVGGAALGFAGGMVADEVFGDDEDEGGDDEG, from the coding sequence ATGCTGGGCGCGTTCGGGGTGGGTGGCCCGAGCGTCGACACGGTCCTGTCCAATCCGAACACCCGTCCGGGTTTGCTGCTCGACGGGCAGGTGAACCTGACCGGCGGCAGCCACGACGCGGACATCGACCACATCACCGTCGGCCTGGTCACCCGGGTGGAGATGGAGGGCGTCGAGGAGGAGTACGACGCGTTCGTGGAGTTCCACCGGGTGCAGGTCGCCGGTGGCCTGCGCCTGCGCGAGGGGCAGCAGTTGTCCCTGCCGTTCCAGGTGGCGGTGCCGTGGGAGACGCCGGTGACCGACCTGTACGGGCAGCGCCTGCACGGCATGACGATGGGGCTGCGTACCGAGGTGGCCGTTCGCGGTGCGGTCGACAAGGGCGACCTCGACCCGGTGTACGTGCACCCGCTGCCGGCGCAGGAGCGGATCCTGGAGGCGTTCGGGCGGCTCGGTTTTCCGTTCAAGGGCGCCGACCTCGAACGCGGTCACCTCTCCGGGCTGCACCAGACGCTGCCGTTCTATCAGGAGATCGAGTACTACGCCGCCCCGCAGTACGCCCACGCCGTCAACGAGGTCGAGCTGACCTTCGTGACCAGCGAGCACGGCGTGGACGTGGTGCTGGAGTTCGACAAGCGCGGCGGTCTGTTCACCGGTGGCCACGACTCGTACGGGCGTCACCACGTCGCCCACGGGGGTGCCGAGCACGGTGACTGGACCGCGCAGGTCGACGGCTGGATCCGGCAGGCCCTCGACGGCCGCCAGGGCCTGCACACCGGGCATGGCTACGCGGTGCCCACCCAGGGTTACGGCACCCCCGGATATCCCCCGCCACCCCCGCCGCCCGGCTACGGAGCCCCCGCCTACGGTCAGCCCGCCTACGGTCAGCCCTCGTACGGAGCCCCGGGCTACGGGCACGTCGGGCACGGTTATCCGGGCGACCACCACGAGGAGCACCACGAGCGGCGCGGCCCCGGCATGGGCGGTGTCGCCGCCGGTGTGGTCGGTGGTGCCGCGCTCGGGTTCGCCGGCGGGATGGTCGCCGACGAGGTCTTCGGCGACGACGAGGACGAGGGCGGCGACGACGAGGGCTGA